From Carnobacterium alterfunditum DSM 5972:
ACATACTATTTAGTTCAGCTATGGTACACAATAATTTAAAAGAGTAGACTTCTGCAACTATGAAATAATTAGGAAGTATACAGTAACATACCTGATGCAGTTTTTGCTTTATATAAGAAAGGAAGGAATATAATCATGAAGCTAAAGTTTTGGTCTAAAACAACGACCGGAAAATGGGCAAGCATCTTAACTTTGCTTTTCGCTGGGTTAATGTTCATAAAAATTACATCACTTGGAATCTCAGTCAGACTGCCCTTTCCTTCTCCTTTTATAGCTACCTTTGGAGTAATCGGCTTCATTATAGGGCTGATTGCCATTATAAAAGATAAAGATCGGTCGATAATGGTAATCTTGACAATTCCGATTGGGTTATTGATTATTTTCTGGATAATGGCAGAACTTGCTTATCCACATTAGTTAATGAATAAAATCTATGCAATTAAAAAATAAAGAGATAGAAGTAGTCTAGACTTCTATCTCTTTATTTTTTAATTGCTTTTATCTTATACCTATCCTTTAATGTTCACTAACTCAATTCGCATAATTCAATATATACTGATTTAATTAAAAAAAAATGAACCTGAGGGAATTTGCTCGTAGCTTTATTTCATATTATGTGTTGAGTTCTTATTAAATAACTCTTTGCTTTGTTCATTAGCATTGATAAAGGTTAAACCAGATTTTTTATTTTTACTGATCAATTTATCAATAGCTTCAACAGCCGTTGAATCCCATAAAGTCATAGCACTAACGTCGATAATTAATTCACCTTCATGTTCAAAGTCATGTACAAAAAAATCTAAAAACTTTTCAGCTGATGCGAAGTAAAGATGTCCGTGTGCCTTGTAATGATATTTATCACTATCTGTTCCTTTTTCTACTTGGAAATGGGTCATTTTAAAGGCTGCAAAAACAGCACTTGTTAGGGTACCAGCAACGACACCATAAGCTAAATTATGCGTAACTAAAACAATTCCAATTGTTAAAATCATAACAAAACTTTCATCTTTAGGCATGACATTTAATCGTTTAACAGATTTCCAGTCAATCGTTTCATAAGCTACGACTACCATTACCGCTGCTAGAGCAACGATTGGAATTTGCACTACTACTTGATTGAATAATACTACAGACATTAGCATAAAGAAGCCCGACAAGAATGTTGCTAAACGACCAATTCCGCCATAATTAAGATTAATGATCGTTTGGCCGATCATACCGCAACCAGCGATTCCACCGAAGAAACCAGCTACCATATTTCCAAGTCCTTGACTCATAGACTCCTGATTTTTATCACTTGGCTCGTCTGACAGCTCATCCACCAATTGTGCTGTCAATAATGATTCTACTAACCCAACTATTGCTACAGAGAGTGATGTGGGTAAAATAATTTTCAGTGTTTCTAGATTCATAGGCACACTTGGAATACCAAATTTAGGTAAGTCACTTGAAATAGTCCCTAAATCACCTAAAAGTTGTGCATTTAAATCTAACCCTAAAACGAGAGCTGTAACGACTATGATTGAAATAATAGGTGCAGGAATTATTTTTGTTAGCTTGGGGGCTAAAAATATAATAGCAACTCCAATAATCCCAAGTACAAGCAAGATTGAATTCCCTTTAAAATGATCTAATTGCGACAAGAACATCATAATACCTAAACCATTCACGAACCCAAGCATTACAGGCTTTGGTATGTAGCGCATTAATTTGCCTACCTTAAATAAACCCAATATAACTTGTATGATTCCAGCTAAAATAGTTGCAGCAAAAAGATATTCTACCCCATACTCAGCTACTAGATAAGCTAGTACTAAAGCGATCGATCCTGCAGCTCCTGAAATCAACCCTGGTCGACTTCCAAAAAATGCAGATATAGCTGTAATGAAAAATGTTGCATAGACCCCTACAATTGGTGCCACACCAGCAACTAGCATGAAGCCGATGACTTCAGGAAATAATGCTAAGCAAACAACAATTCCTGCTAGGATATCTCCCTTTACATTACCAAACCATTCATTTTTATACTTTTCCATAAATACCTTCCTTCTCAAACCTTTAAAAAACGATTCACAATAGATAATAATAACACATGAGTGAATAAAACGGAACAAAAATACACTAATAAGGAAATATTTTAAATCTATTTCGTTAATAGGAAAATAGCCGCTATGTAGATAAAGGCTAAATAATTTTTATGAAGCTTATTGTACTATGTTGCGATAAACCGTCACTACTTTTAAAATGGACATAATTTACCATGAGAAGTGCAACAAAGAATGCCGACTCAAATTAATTAGGCCATCATTTGAGTAAGTGTAACTAGCCTTTGTTCATTCAACTCAAAGTTACTTTTCATTTGAGTAAGCCTAACTAGCCTTTGTTCGTTCAACTCAAAGTTATTTTTCATTTGAGTAAGCCTAACTAGCCTTTGTTCGTTCAACTCAAAGTTATTTTCCATTTGAGTAACCGCAACTTGCCTTTGTTCGATACACATCCTAACGACAAATTAACCTTTATGATCTATTTATGTATGGAATATGTTAATATGATTAAGTGAAAATAAACTTTGCATCTCATTTAGGAGGACACAATGGAAACTGGGAATAGAATTCAAGACCTACGCAAATTAAACAACATGACAGCTAAGGAGTTAGCAGAAAAAATCAATGTTTCTCCTCCTTTTATTTCAGCAATTGAAAATAATGCAACCAAATTATCCCTAAAAACACTCACATCTATTTGTGACGTTTTAGGTGTGACACTTTCTGAATTCTTCAATTCAGAGACAAGTCCGGTGGAGAAAAAACTTATTTCGCAAATCAAACAATTACCTGAAGAGAAACAGCATGAATTATCAGCTTTTTTAACAGGCCTAGTCTAAAAAAATAAATGGCAGATTTATATAGTACAATAAAAAGAGCAGTAGATCTATTGTTGATAGATCTACTGCTCTTTTTGTTTTTAAAATACATAATTTCATGTATCTTTATTTTTGATTTAACATTTTGAGATAACTTTGATAGTTTTTGTTCCCACCAGATAAATTATACACTTTTTCAAATCCATAATTGATCAATACGTTTTGAGCAGCATTTCCTGTGACCCCTTTATTGCAATAAGTGATCGTCACGAGGGTTCTATCCAACTCTTCATTTCTTTCTCTCAATTCTGCAAGCGGAATATGAATGGCTCCTTTTACATGAGCCTTTTCAAAGTCTTTTTTAGAACGTGTATCAACGATTTGCATTGATTCTCCACTATTTTGAAGACTGACTAACTCAGCTGGTGTTACCAACGGGTTACGTTTCAATGCATTATCTAATGCCATCCCAGTATATAAAATAGGATCTTTCGTTGTTGAGAACGGCGGAGCGTAAGCCAAATCTAAATGGAACAGATCTTCAGCTGTTGCTTTAAAGGTGATAGCTGTCGCGATAACGTCGATTCGTTTGTCTACCCCGCCTTGACCGATCGCTTGTGCTCCCAAAATACGACCAGTTTTTTTATCGGCCAATGCTTTGATGATCAATTCTTTACCACCTAGATATTCAGCGTGGTCTGGTTTGATATTATGCAAAATTTCAACATCATAGCCTTCTTTTTTAGCTTCTTTTTCCGTTAATCCTGTTTGCCCAACATGAAGGTCAAAAATTCTAAAGATCCCTGTTCCTAATACTCCACGGTGTTCTAAAGCTCCACCAGTCATGACATCACCCGCGATCCGACCCATTTTATTAGCAGTCGAACCTAATGGACGGTAAATTGGTTTCCCAGTGATCACTGAAAAACTTTCTGCAACATCTCCAACCGCATAAATATCTGGGAGATTCGTTTGCATTTTTTTATTTACCGCGATCGCTCTTGAATCCCCAAGCTCTACGCCAATTTCCTTAGCTAGTTCCGTATTTGGGCGGACACCGGCAGATAGGATCACGATATCCGGTTCGATCGTAATGCCATTGGTCGTGATAACTCTCTCGACTGAAGTTTGCCCTTCAATCGTTTTTACAGTGTCGCTCAAGATTAGTTTAACGCCTTTTTCGCGCATATGTTCTTCTATTCGGAAAGTCATATCTGCATCCATTGGCGGCATGACTTGATCCTCTAATTGGACGACTGTTACTTCCAAACCTTTGTGCATCAATTGTTCCGTCATCTCTAAGCCAATAAATCCAGCACCAATGATCAACGCTTTTTTAGGTTGTTTCGTTGAGAAAGCTCCAATATCTCGCGCATCTTGGATATTGCGGACTTGGAACACATTGTCATACTTTCTTTTGTTGAATGGAGGCGGCGTGAACGGAGAAGCACCTGTTGCAAATACTAATACATCATAGTGATCTACTTTCGTTTCGCCAGAAACAAGATTTGTAACTTCTAATTGTTTGGTTGCATGATCAATTTTAGTTACTTTGTGCTCAGTGAATACAGAAACATTGTATCTCTTTTTAAACCATGCTGCATTTCGAGGTGTCAACGCACTTAATTCTTCAACTTCTCCACCAATTTGATACGGAATGCCGCAGACCGAATAAGAAATATCTTTTCCTTGATCATACACCACGATTTCAGCTTCTTCTGTGTTTCTTCTAGCTTTAGCTGCTACAGATGTACCTGAAGCAACGGATCCAATTACGATGATTTTCATGTCTTCCCTCTTTTCTTTTATATCCCTATGTTTATTTTGAGCTTAATATTCGTATCCTTTAAACCAGTGCTTAGTTCTATTTGCGATCCTGACTAATAACAGCATGATAGGAACCTCTACTAAAACACCTACAACGGTTGCTAAAGTTGCTCCTGAGTTTAATCCAAATAGTGAAATTGAAACGGCTACAGCAAGCTCAAAAAAATTGCTCGTTCCAACCATAGCTGCTGGTGCTGCAATTGAAAATGGTAATTTGCACGCCTTGGCGCCACCATACCCAAGGAAAAAAATCACAATATTTTGAATGATCAATGGAATGGCAATCAATAAAATATGGAAAGGATTGCTTAGAATACGCTCACCTTGGAAAGAGAAAATGATGATCAGAGTTAACAATAATCCTATTCGCGTCGTTCCATCAAATTTATTCACAAAATCTTTTTCAAAATAGTTTGATCCTTTTTGTTTAACTACGTATTTTCTAACGATAATCCCTAAAGCCAATGGGATCACAATAAATACAAAAATTGAAAGTAAAAGTGTATTTATGGGGACAGAAACATTTCCAATTCCCAATAAAAGCGCAACAATTGGAGCATATAGGAAGAGAACGATGATATCGTTTATTGATACTTGTAATAAGGTGTAGGCTGGATCTCCTTTTGTCAATTCACTCCATACAAATACCATAGCGGTACAAGGAGCGGCGCCTAAAAGGATAGCTCCAGCTATGTACTCACGAGCTAAGTCTGGGCTTAAAAATGGTTTGAATACAAC
This genomic window contains:
- a CDS encoding SulP family inorganic anion transporter, with product MEKYKNEWFGNVKGDILAGIVVCLALFPEVIGFMLVAGVAPIVGVYATFFITAISAFFGSRPGLISGAAGSIALVLAYLVAEYGVEYLFAATILAGIIQVILGLFKVGKLMRYIPKPVMLGFVNGLGIMMFLSQLDHFKGNSILLVLGIIGVAIIFLAPKLTKIIPAPIISIIVVTALVLGLDLNAQLLGDLGTISSDLPKFGIPSVPMNLETLKIILPTSLSVAIVGLVESLLTAQLVDELSDEPSDKNQESMSQGLGNMVAGFFGGIAGCGMIGQTIINLNYGGIGRLATFLSGFFMLMSVVLFNQVVVQIPIVALAAVMVVVAYETIDWKSVKRLNVMPKDESFVMILTIGIVLVTHNLAYGVVAGTLTSAVFAAFKMTHFQVEKGTDSDKYHYKAHGHLYFASAEKFLDFFVHDFEHEGELIIDVSAMTLWDSTAVEAIDKLISKNKKSGLTFINANEQSKELFNKNSTHNMK
- a CDS encoding helix-turn-helix domain-containing protein; its protein translation is METGNRIQDLRKLNNMTAKELAEKINVSPPFISAIENNATKLSLKTLTSICDVLGVTLSEFFNSETSPVEKKLISQIKQLPEEKQHELSAFLTGLV
- a CDS encoding FAD-dependent oxidoreductase, producing the protein MKIIVIGSVASGTSVAAKARRNTEEAEIVVYDQGKDISYSVCGIPYQIGGEVEELSALTPRNAAWFKKRYNVSVFTEHKVTKIDHATKQLEVTNLVSGETKVDHYDVLVFATGASPFTPPPFNKRKYDNVFQVRNIQDARDIGAFSTKQPKKALIIGAGFIGLEMTEQLMHKGLEVTVVQLEDQVMPPMDADMTFRIEEHMREKGVKLILSDTVKTIEGQTSVERVITTNGITIEPDIVILSAGVRPNTELAKEIGVELGDSRAIAVNKKMQTNLPDIYAVGDVAESFSVITGKPIYRPLGSTANKMGRIAGDVMTGGALEHRGVLGTGIFRIFDLHVGQTGLTEKEAKKEGYDVEILHNIKPDHAEYLGGKELIIKALADKKTGRILGAQAIGQGGVDKRIDVIATAITFKATAEDLFHLDLAYAPPFSTTKDPILYTGMALDNALKRNPLVTPAELVSLQNSGESMQIVDTRSKKDFEKAHVKGAIHIPLAELRERNEELDRTLVTITYCNKGVTGNAAQNVLINYGFEKVYNLSGGNKNYQSYLKMLNQK
- the arsB gene encoding ACR3 family arsenite efflux transporter; translated protein: MKEKESQEKVSQKNSGIGLWERYLSLWVALSMIIGVLLGQLTPAVPKFLSQFEYYNVSIPTAILIWLMIFPMMLKIDFGSIVNATKKPKGLILTTTINWLIKPFTMYAISAFFFLVVFKPFLSPDLAREYIAGAILLGAAPCTAMVFVWSELTKGDPAYTLLQVSINDIIVLFLYAPIVALLLGIGNVSVPINTLLLSIFVFIVIPLALGIIVRKYVVKQKGSNYFEKDFVNKFDGTTRIGLLLTLIIIFSFQGERILSNPFHILLIAIPLIIQNIVIFFLGYGGAKACKLPFSIAAPAAMVGTSNFFELAVAVSISLFGLNSGATLATVVGVLVEVPIMLLLVRIANRTKHWFKGYEY